From a single Mesorhizobium shangrilense genomic region:
- a CDS encoding DUF1579 family protein, translated as MNAGSFSSLSADHQRLQALVGAWRGEEEVADTQWTDGGTASCEVLAEAQFGGLFVVQRYRQRRDGTVSFGAHSVFGFDRQNSVVTMHQFDSMGFVPASPATGSWNGSALELLRSSHRGAARLTYHFTTDDSYRMRLEFQPPGSAIWQDMVSGVYRRVSPSSINGF; from the coding sequence ATGAACGCGGGGTCCTTCTCTTCGCTCTCGGCCGATCACCAGCGCCTGCAGGCGCTGGTCGGCGCGTGGCGTGGCGAGGAAGAGGTGGCGGACACACAATGGACCGATGGCGGCACGGCAAGTTGCGAAGTGCTGGCAGAGGCACAGTTCGGAGGCCTGTTCGTGGTGCAGCGCTATCGCCAGCGCCGCGACGGCACGGTTTCGTTCGGCGCGCACTCTGTGTTCGGCTTCGACCGGCAGAACAGTGTCGTCACCATGCACCAGTTCGACTCGATGGGCTTCGTGCCGGCCTCGCCGGCCACGGGGAGCTGGAACGGCAGCGCGTTGGAACTGCTCCGCTCGTCGCACCGCGGTGCGGCACGTTTGACCTATCACTTCACTACAGATGACAGCTACCGCATGCGGCTGGAGTTCCAGCCGCCCGGCAGCGCCATCTGGCAAGACATGGTGAGCGGCGTCTACCGACGCGTCTCGCCTTCCTCGATCAACGGTTTTTAG
- a CDS encoding SDR family oxidoreductase has product MSGARVILVTGGSRGIGAATCRFAADAGYRVVVNYASNEAAAGALVQDIEQAGGKAIAIKADVGNESEILSMFEQVDRAFGRLDALVNNAGVLDVMSRLDGISAARMERIMRVNVVGSMLCAREAVKRMSTTHGGKGGAIVNLSSMAAHIGGANQYVDYAASKGAIDSFTIGLAREVAAEGIRVNAVSPGIIDTEMHASTGEPDRIARIQDALPMKRAGTADEVARAVLYLLSDAASYTTGAILNVSGGR; this is encoded by the coding sequence ATGAGCGGGGCGCGGGTTATCCTGGTGACGGGCGGCAGCCGCGGCATTGGCGCTGCGACCTGCCGCTTTGCCGCCGATGCCGGTTACCGTGTCGTTGTCAATTATGCGTCGAACGAGGCCGCGGCCGGCGCGCTTGTCCAGGACATCGAGCAGGCCGGCGGCAAGGCCATCGCCATCAAGGCCGATGTCGGCAACGAATCCGAGATCCTGTCGATGTTCGAGCAGGTCGACCGCGCCTTCGGCCGCCTCGACGCGCTGGTCAACAATGCCGGTGTGCTCGATGTGATGTCGCGCCTCGACGGCATCAGCGCGGCGCGCATGGAACGCATCATGCGCGTCAATGTGGTCGGCTCGATGCTGTGCGCCCGCGAAGCGGTGAAGCGCATGTCGACGACCCATGGCGGCAAGGGCGGCGCCATCGTCAACCTGTCTTCGATGGCCGCGCATATCGGCGGCGCCAACCAGTATGTCGACTATGCCGCGTCCAAGGGCGCCATCGACAGCTTCACGATAGGCCTGGCGCGGGAAGTCGCCGCCGAAGGCATCCGGGTGAACGCGGTCAGCCCCGGCATCATCGATACCGAAATGCATGCCTCGACCGGCGAACCCGACAGGATAGCACGCATACAAGATGCGCTGCCGATGAAAAGGGCGGGCACGGCCGATGAAGTCGCGCGTGCTGTCCTCTATCTTCTATCCGACGCGGCGTCCTATACGACGGGCGCGATCTTGAATGTAAGCGGCGGCCGATAG
- the sucD gene encoding succinate--CoA ligase subunit alpha, which translates to MSILVDKNTKVLVQGLTGKTGTFHTEQALAYHGTRMVGGIHPKKGGETWTGSKGESLPIFATVAEGKEKTGANASVVYVPPAGAAEAILEAIEAEIPLIICITEGIPVMDMIKVKARLDRSTSRLIGPNCPGVLTPNECKIGIMPGNIFRKGSVGVVSRSGTLTYEAVFQTTNVGLGQTTAVGIGGDPVKGTEFIDVLEMFLADDETKSIIMIGEIGGSAEEDAAQFLKDEAKRGRRKPMAGFIAGRTAPAGRTMGHAGAVISGGKGGAEDKIAAMESAGIKVSPSPARLGTTLVEAIKG; encoded by the coding sequence ATGTCCATTCTCGTCGACAAGAACACCAAGGTGTTGGTGCAGGGCCTGACCGGCAAGACCGGCACGTTCCACACCGAACAGGCGCTGGCCTATCACGGCACCAGGATGGTGGGCGGCATCCACCCCAAGAAGGGCGGCGAGACCTGGACCGGGTCGAAGGGCGAGAGCCTGCCGATCTTCGCCACGGTCGCCGAGGGCAAGGAAAAGACCGGCGCCAACGCTTCGGTCGTCTACGTGCCGCCGGCGGGTGCCGCCGAAGCGATCCTGGAAGCGATCGAGGCCGAGATCCCGCTGATCATCTGCATCACCGAAGGCATCCCGGTGATGGACATGATCAAGGTCAAGGCACGGCTCGACCGCTCGACCTCGCGGCTGATCGGCCCGAACTGCCCGGGCGTGCTCACCCCCAACGAATGCAAGATCGGCATCATGCCCGGAAACATCTTCCGCAAGGGCTCGGTCGGCGTTGTTTCGCGCTCGGGAACACTTACCTATGAGGCTGTGTTCCAGACCACCAATGTCGGCCTCGGCCAGACCACCGCCGTCGGTATTGGCGGCGACCCTGTCAAGGGCACCGAATTCATCGACGTGCTCGAGATGTTCCTCGCCGACGACGAGACCAAGTCGATCATCATGATCGGCGAGATCGGCGGTTCGGCCGAGGAAGACGCCGCGCAGTTCCTCAAAGACGAAGCCAAGCGTGGCCGCAGGAAGCCGATGGCCGGCTTCATCGCGGGACGCACCGCGCCGGCAGGCCGCACCATGGGCCACGCGGGCGCGGTCATCTCCGGCGGCAAGGGCGGTGCCGAGGACAAGATCGCGGCAATGGAATCGGCCGGCATCAAGGTATCGCCTTCGCCGGCAAGGCTTGGCACGACCCTGGTCGAGGCGATCAAGGGTTAG
- the sucC gene encoding ADP-forming succinate--CoA ligase subunit beta, with the protein MNIHEYQGKALLKTFGAPVAEGVPVFKASEAEAAAKALPGPLYVVKSQIHAGGRGKGKFKELGPDAKGGVRLSKSVAEVVANANEMLGHTLVTKQTGPAGKQVNRLYIEDGADIERELYLSILVDRTVGRVAFVVSTEGGMDIEAVAHDTPEKIITVAIDPEKGVTSTDVKALNSALKLDGDAAKDGDALFPILYKAFVEKDMSLLEVNPLIVMKNGRLRVLDAKVSFDNNALFRHPDVLELRDTTEEDEKEIEASKYDLAYVALDGNIGCMVNGAGLAMATMDIIKLYGAEPANFLDVGGGASKEKVTAAFKIITKDPAVKGILINIFGGIMKCDIIAEGVIAAVKEVGLKVPLVVRLEGTNAELGKKIINDSGLNVVSADDLDDAAKKIVAAVKG; encoded by the coding sequence ATGAACATCCATGAATATCAAGGCAAGGCGCTGCTGAAGACGTTCGGCGCGCCGGTGGCCGAAGGCGTGCCGGTGTTCAAGGCGAGCGAGGCGGAAGCCGCCGCCAAAGCGCTGCCCGGTCCGCTCTATGTGGTGAAGAGCCAGATCCATGCCGGCGGCCGCGGCAAGGGTAAGTTCAAGGAGCTCGGCCCCGACGCCAAGGGCGGCGTGCGGCTGTCGAAGTCGGTGGCCGAAGTGGTCGCCAATGCCAATGAGATGCTCGGCCACACGCTGGTGACCAAGCAGACCGGCCCGGCCGGCAAGCAGGTCAACCGCCTCTATATCGAGGACGGTGCCGACATCGAGCGCGAGCTCTATCTGTCGATCCTGGTCGACCGCACGGTCGGCCGCGTTGCCTTCGTCGTCTCGACCGAAGGCGGCATGGACATCGAGGCGGTCGCCCATGACACGCCGGAAAAGATCATCACCGTCGCCATCGACCCGGAAAAGGGCGTGACATCAACCGATGTGAAGGCGCTCAACAGCGCGCTGAAGCTCGACGGCGATGCGGCCAAGGATGGCGATGCGCTGTTCCCGATCCTCTACAAGGCCTTCGTCGAGAAGGACATGAGCCTGCTCGAGGTCAATCCGCTGATCGTCATGAAGAACGGCCGGCTGCGCGTGCTCGACGCGAAAGTGTCGTTCGACAACAATGCGCTATTCCGTCACCCCGACGTGCTGGAACTGCGCGACACCACCGAAGAGGACGAGAAGGAGATCGAGGCGTCGAAATACGACCTCGCCTATGTCGCGCTCGACGGCAATATCGGCTGCATGGTCAATGGTGCCGGCCTCGCCATGGCGACGATGGACATCATCAAGCTCTATGGCGCCGAGCCCGCCAACTTCCTCGATGTCGGCGGCGGTGCGTCCAAGGAGAAAGTGACGGCGGCGTTCAAGATCATCACCAAGGATCCGGCGGTCAAGGGCATCCTGATCAACATCTTCGGCGGCATCATGAAGTGCGACATCATCGCCGAGGGCGTGATCGCCGCGGTCAAGGAAGTCGGTCTGAAGGTGCCGCTGGTGGTGCGTCTCGAAGGCACCAATGCCGAACTCGGCAAGAAGATCATCAACGACAGCGGCCTGAACGTGGTTTCGGCTGACGATCTCGACGATGCAGCCAAGAAGATCGTGGCGGCGGTGAAGGGCTGA
- the odhB gene encoding 2-oxoglutarate dehydrogenase complex dihydrolipoyllysine-residue succinyltransferase, translating into MATEIRVPTLGESVTEATIGKWFKKVGDAIAADEPLVELETDKVTVEVPAAAAGTLSEIAVKEGETVGVGALLGMISAGGATKAATPEPKQETAVAQASAPTAASTTRQAAAQGAKIAGESELEQRTMPPAPSAAKLIAENNLAVDQISGSGKRGQVLKGDVLDAMSKGAPSQPAEMPKATPAPIAVRAPSSGDDASREERVRMTKLRQTIARRLKEAQSTAAMLTTFNEVDMSAVMALRTKYKDVFEKKHGVKLGFMGFFTKAVTHALKEIPSVNAEIDGTDIIFKNYAHIGVAVGTEKGLVVPVVRNADQMSIAEIEKDIGRLGIAARDGKLSVADMQGGTFTISNGGVYGSLMSTPILNAPQSGILGMHKIQDRPVVVGGQIVIRPMMYLALSYDHRIVDGKEAVTFLVRVKESLEDPERLVLDL; encoded by the coding sequence ATGGCTACCGAAATCCGCGTTCCCACTCTCGGCGAATCCGTCACCGAGGCGACCATCGGCAAATGGTTCAAGAAGGTCGGCGATGCCATTGCCGCCGACGAGCCGCTGGTCGAACTTGAAACCGACAAGGTGACGGTGGAGGTGCCGGCCGCCGCCGCCGGCACGCTCAGCGAGATCGCCGTCAAGGAAGGCGAGACGGTTGGGGTCGGCGCGCTGCTGGGGATGATCTCGGCGGGCGGCGCCACGAAGGCGGCAACCCCGGAGCCGAAGCAGGAAACCGCCGTGGCGCAGGCCTCGGCACCGACCGCGGCATCGACGACCAGGCAGGCCGCGGCGCAGGGCGCCAAGATCGCCGGCGAGAGCGAGCTTGAGCAGCGCACCATGCCGCCGGCTCCGTCAGCCGCCAAGCTGATCGCCGAGAACAACCTCGCTGTCGATCAGATTTCCGGCTCCGGCAAGCGCGGCCAGGTGCTGAAGGGCGACGTGCTCGACGCCATGTCGAAGGGTGCGCCGTCACAGCCTGCCGAGATGCCGAAGGCAACGCCCGCGCCGATCGCCGTCCGCGCACCGTCCTCGGGTGACGATGCGTCGCGCGAGGAGCGGGTGCGCATGACCAAGTTGCGCCAGACCATCGCGCGCCGCCTCAAGGAAGCGCAGTCGACCGCCGCCATGCTGACCACGTTCAACGAGGTCGACATGTCAGCGGTGATGGCGCTCAGGACCAAATACAAGGATGTGTTCGAGAAGAAGCATGGCGTGAAGCTCGGCTTCATGGGCTTCTTCACCAAGGCCGTGACGCATGCCTTGAAGGAAATCCCCTCGGTCAATGCCGAGATCGACGGCACCGACATCATCTTCAAGAACTACGCCCATATCGGCGTCGCCGTCGGTACTGAAAAGGGCCTCGTCGTGCCGGTAGTGCGCAATGCCGACCAGATGTCGATCGCCGAGATCGAGAAGGATATCGGCCGGCTGGGCATCGCCGCGCGTGACGGCAAGCTGTCGGTCGCCGATATGCAAGGCGGGACGTTCACGATTTCCAACGGCGGCGTTTACGGGTCGCTGATGTCGACGCCGATCCTCAACGCGCCGCAGTCGGGCATTCTGGGCATGCACAAGATCCAGGACCGGCCTGTCGTGGTCGGCGGCCAGATCGTGATCCGGCCGATGATGTATCTGGCGCTCAGCTACGATCACCGCATCGTGGACGGCAAGGAAGCGGTGACCTTCCTGGTGCGCGTCAAGGAAAGCCTGGAGGATCCAGAACGGCTGGTGCTCGATCTCTAG
- a CDS encoding cupin domain-containing protein, whose product MPPRKINLVEAADAKIAKVFDPHIAGDVNDSQAKVAKFGEIFDWHAHDNEDEAFLVLRGRIAIDFRDGPVELGEGDFIVVPRGVEHRPRSLTTEPVVLMFEPATTLNTGNAKSDLTVSDLKRL is encoded by the coding sequence ATGCCTCCGCGCAAGATAAATCTCGTCGAGGCGGCGGACGCGAAGATCGCCAAGGTCTTCGATCCGCATATCGCCGGCGACGTGAACGACAGCCAGGCGAAGGTCGCCAAATTCGGCGAGATCTTCGACTGGCACGCGCATGACAATGAGGACGAAGCCTTCCTCGTGCTGCGTGGGCGCATTGCCATCGATTTCCGCGACGGTCCGGTCGAGCTCGGCGAGGGCGACTTCATCGTCGTGCCGCGCGGCGTCGAGCATCGGCCGCGCTCGCTCACGACAGAGCCGGTGGTGCTGATGTTCGAGCCGGCGACGACGCTCAACACCGGCAATGCCAAGAGCGACCTCACCGTCTCCGACCTGAAGCGGCTCTGA
- a CDS encoding 2-oxoglutarate dehydrogenase E1 component — protein MARQDQANDQFSLTSFLYGGNADYIDALYAAYEDDPASVNPEWQEFFAGLKDDAGDVRKNAKGASWAKPSWPLQANGELVSALDGNWGIVEKHIEKKVKDKAVTNGNVLSDADVHQATRDSVRAIMMIRAYRMRGHLHANLDPLGIAKPLEDYNELSPENYGFTAADYDRPIFLDNVLGLEFGTVRQMLEILTRTYCSTLGVEFMHISDPEEKAWIQARIEGADKEISFTATGKKAILQKLVEAEGFEQFIDVKYKGTKRFGLDGSEALIPALEQIVKRGGQLGMKEIVLGMAHRGRLNVLSQVMAKPHRAIFHEFKGGSAAPDEVEGSGDVKYHLGASSDREFDGNKVHLSLTANPSHLEIVDPVVMGKARAKQDYLFGRSREEIVPLEERAKVLPLLLHGDAAFAGQGVIAEILGLSGLRGHRVAGTLHFIINNQIGFTTNPRFSRSSPYPSDVAKMIEAPIFHVNGDDPEAVVHATKVAIEFRMKFHKPVVVDMFCYRRFGHNEGDEPAFTQPIMYRNIRTHKTTVQIYGERLIAEGHITQAELDKLKADWRAHLESEWEVGQHYKPNKADWLDGAWSGLRTADNQDEQRRGKTAVPVKTLKEIGKKLTDVPKDFEAHKTIIRFLENRRQAIDSGEGIDWSTAEALAFGAILLDGNPIRLSGQDSERGTFSQRHSVLYDQRDETRYIPLNNLSAAQAGYEVINSMLSEEAVLGFEYGYSLAEPKALTLWEAQFGDFANGAQVVFDQFISSGERKWLRMSGLVCLLPHGYEGQGPEHSSARLERFLQLCAEDNMQVANCTTPANYFHILRRQLKRDFRKPLILMTPKSLLRHKRAVSTLPEMSGESSFHRLLWDDAQLLPNQAIKLTKDSKIRRVVLCSGKVYYDLYEEREKRGINDIYLLRVEQLYPFPAKALITELSRFRNAEMVWCQEEPKNMGAWSFIDPYLEWVLAHIDAKHQRVRYTGRPAAASPATGLMSKHLAQLAALLEDALGE, from the coding sequence ATGGCACGACAAGATCAGGCCAACGACCAATTTTCGCTCACCTCTTTCCTCTATGGCGGCAACGCCGACTATATCGACGCGCTCTACGCCGCCTATGAGGACGATCCAGCCTCGGTCAATCCCGAATGGCAGGAGTTCTTCGCCGGGCTGAAGGACGATGCCGGCGATGTGCGCAAGAACGCCAAGGGCGCCTCATGGGCCAAGCCTTCCTGGCCGCTGCAGGCCAATGGTGAGCTGGTGTCGGCGCTCGACGGCAACTGGGGCATCGTCGAAAAGCACATCGAAAAGAAGGTCAAGGACAAGGCGGTCACCAACGGCAACGTCCTTTCCGACGCCGATGTGCACCAGGCGACGCGCGATTCGGTGCGCGCCATCATGATGATCCGCGCCTACCGCATGCGCGGCCATCTGCACGCCAATCTCGATCCGCTCGGCATCGCCAAGCCGCTCGAGGACTACAACGAACTGTCGCCGGAAAACTACGGCTTTACCGCCGCCGACTACGACCGGCCGATCTTTCTCGACAATGTGCTCGGGCTCGAATTCGGCACCGTGCGGCAGATGCTGGAAATCCTGACCCGCACCTATTGCTCGACGCTCGGCGTCGAGTTCATGCATATTTCGGATCCCGAGGAAAAGGCCTGGATCCAGGCCCGCATCGAAGGCGCCGACAAGGAGATATCCTTCACCGCCACCGGCAAGAAGGCGATCCTGCAGAAGCTGGTCGAGGCCGAAGGTTTCGAGCAGTTCATCGACGTCAAGTACAAGGGCACCAAGCGTTTCGGCCTCGATGGCAGTGAAGCGCTGATCCCGGCACTGGAGCAGATCGTCAAGCGCGGCGGCCAGCTCGGCATGAAGGAAATCGTGCTCGGCATGGCGCATCGCGGCCGGCTGAACGTGCTCTCCCAGGTGATGGCCAAGCCACACCGCGCCATCTTCCACGAGTTCAAGGGCGGCTCGGCCGCACCTGACGAGGTCGAAGGCTCGGGTGACGTCAAGTACCATCTCGGCGCCTCGTCGGACCGCGAGTTCGACGGCAACAAGGTGCATCTGTCGCTGACCGCCAACCCTTCGCACCTGGAAATCGTCGATCCGGTGGTGATGGGCAAGGCGCGCGCCAAGCAGGACTATCTGTTCGGCCGCAGCCGCGAGGAGATCGTGCCGCTGGAAGAGCGCGCCAAGGTGCTGCCGCTCTTGCTGCACGGCGATGCCGCCTTCGCCGGCCAGGGCGTGATCGCCGAAATCCTCGGCCTGTCCGGCCTGCGCGGCCACCGTGTCGCCGGCACGCTGCATTTCATCATCAACAACCAGATCGGCTTCACCACCAATCCGCGCTTCTCGCGTTCGTCGCCCTATCCGTCCGACGTCGCCAAGATGATCGAGGCGCCGATCTTCCACGTCAACGGCGACGACCCGGAAGCGGTTGTGCATGCCACCAAGGTGGCGATCGAATTCCGCATGAAGTTCCACAAGCCGGTGGTGGTGGACATGTTCTGCTACCGCCGCTTCGGTCACAATGAGGGCGACGAACCGGCCTTCACGCAGCCGATCATGTACCGCAACATCCGCACCCACAAGACGACGGTGCAGATCTATGGCGAGCGGCTGATCGCCGAGGGCCACATTACCCAGGCCGAACTCGACAAGCTGAAGGCCGACTGGCGGGCGCATCTCGAATCCGAGTGGGAAGTCGGCCAGCACTACAAGCCCAACAAGGCCGACTGGCTCGACGGCGCCTGGTCGGGCCTGCGCACCGCCGACAACCAGGATGAGCAGCGGCGCGGCAAGACCGCCGTGCCGGTGAAGACGCTGAAGGAAATCGGCAAGAAGCTGACCGACGTGCCGAAGGATTTCGAGGCGCACAAGACGATCATCCGCTTCCTGGAAAATCGCCGCCAGGCGATCGATTCCGGCGAAGGCATCGACTGGTCGACGGCAGAGGCACTGGCCTTTGGCGCCATCCTGCTCGACGGCAACCCGATCCGCCTGTCCGGCCAGGATTCCGAACGCGGCACCTTCTCGCAACGCCATTCCGTGCTCTACGACCAGCGCGACGAGACCCGCTACATTCCGCTCAACAATCTGTCGGCGGCACAAGCCGGCTATGAAGTCATCAACTCGATGCTGTCGGAAGAGGCGGTGCTGGGTTTCGAATATGGCTACAGCCTGGCCGAGCCCAAGGCGCTGACGCTCTGGGAAGCGCAGTTCGGCGACTTCGCCAACGGCGCACAGGTGGTGTTCGACCAGTTCATCTCCAGCGGTGAGCGCAAGTGGCTGCGCATGTCAGGCCTCGTCTGCCTTTTGCCGCATGGCTATGAAGGCCAGGGTCCGGAACATTCCTCGGCCCGGCTGGAGCGTTTCCTGCAGCTCTGCGCCGAGGACAACATGCAGGTGGCCAACTGCACGACGCCGGCTAACTACTTTCACATATTGCGCCGGCAGCTGAAGCGGGACTTCCGCAAGCCGCTGATCCTGATGACGCCGAAGTCGCTGCTGCGCCACAAGCGGGCGGTGTCGACGCTGCCGGAAATGTCGGGCGAAAGCTCGTTCCACCGGCTGTTGTGGGACGATGCCCAGCTGTTGCCCAACCAGGCGATCAAGCTCACCAAGGATTCGAAGATCCGCCGCGTCGTGCTGTGCTCGGGCAAGGTCTATTACGACCTCTACGAGGAGCGTGAGAAGCGCGGCATCAACGACATCTACCTGCTGCGCGTCGAACAGCTCTATCCGTTCCCGGCCAAGGCATTGATCACGGAACTGTCGCGGTTCCGCAACGCCGAGATGGTGTGGTGCCAGGAGGAGCCCAAGAACATGGGTGCCTGGTCGTTCATCGACCCGTATCTGGAATGGGTGCTGGCGCATATCGACGCCAAACATCAGCGCGTGCGCTACACCGGCCGGCCGGCCGCGGCATCGCCGGCGACAGGATTGATGTCGAAGCATCTCGCCCAGCTCGCCGCCCTGCTTGAAGACGCGCTTGGCGAATGA
- the mdh gene encoding malate dehydrogenase: MARNKIALIGSGMIGGTLAHMIGLKDLGDVVLFDIAEGIPQGKGLDIAQSSPVDGFDSRLTGVNDYAGIEGADVCIVTAGVPRKPGMSRDDLLGINLKVMEQVGAGLKKYAPKAFVICITNPLDAMVWALQKFSGLPKTHVVGMAGVLDSARFRYFLAEEFKVSVEDVTAFVLGGHGDSMVPMIRYSTVAGIPLPDLVKMGWTSKEKLDQIVQRTRDGGAEIVGLLKTGSAYYAPAASAIQMAEAYLKDKKRVLPCAAHLSGQYGVKGTYVGVPVVIGAGGVERIIEIDLNKSEQKMFDSSVATVQGLTEACVKIAPHLASK, translated from the coding sequence ATGGCACGCAACAAGATAGCGCTCATCGGCTCTGGCATGATCGGCGGCACGCTCGCCCACATGATCGGCCTCAAGGACCTCGGCGACGTGGTGCTGTTTGATATTGCCGAGGGCATCCCGCAGGGCAAGGGGCTGGACATCGCGCAGTCGTCGCCCGTCGATGGTTTCGACTCCAGGCTGACCGGCGTCAACGACTATGCCGGCATCGAGGGCGCGGATGTCTGCATCGTCACCGCCGGCGTGCCGCGCAAGCCGGGCATGAGCCGCGACGATTTGCTGGGCATCAACCTGAAGGTCATGGAACAGGTCGGCGCCGGGCTGAAGAAGTACGCGCCGAAGGCCTTCGTCATCTGCATCACCAACCCGCTCGACGCCATGGTCTGGGCGCTGCAGAAGTTTTCCGGCCTGCCCAAGACCCATGTCGTCGGCATGGCCGGCGTGCTCGACAGCGCGCGCTTCCGCTACTTCCTGGCCGAGGAATTCAAGGTCTCGGTCGAGGACGTCACCGCCTTCGTGCTCGGCGGCCACGGCGATTCCATGGTGCCGATGATCCGCTATTCGACGGTGGCCGGCATTCCGCTGCCGGACCTCGTCAAGATGGGCTGGACCTCCAAGGAGAAGCTCGACCAGATCGTGCAGCGCACCCGTGACGGCGGCGCCGAGATCGTCGGCCTGCTCAAGACCGGCTCGGCCTACTATGCCCCGGCGGCCTCGGCGATCCAGATGGCCGAAGCCTATCTCAAGGACAAGAAGCGCGTGCTGCCTTGCGCCGCGCATCTCTCCGGCCAGTACGGCGTCAAGGGCACCTATGTCGGCGTTCCCGTGGTGATCGGCGCCGGCGGCGTCGAGCGCATCATCGAGATCGACCTCAACAAGAGCGAGCAGAAGATGTTCGACAGTTCGGTGGCGACCGTGCAGGGCCTCACCGAGGCCTGCGTCAAGATCGCGCCGCACCTGGCTTCGAAGTGA